One stretch of Streptomyces hygroscopicus DNA includes these proteins:
- a CDS encoding FMN-binding protein, with protein MRKAAITTVSTVAGIVLLLSLKPHQAPATAAAPPPRATASAGRPPTPTGGQSSGGDQSQGGASGTFTGSVIDTTYGPTQVAVTLAHGRITAVKALQMPSDRPRSQQIASYAVPQLTQEALSAQSAHIDAVSGATYTSEGYTRSLQSALDKASG; from the coding sequence GTGCGCAAGGCCGCCATCACCACCGTCTCGACCGTGGCGGGCATCGTCCTGCTGCTCTCGCTCAAACCGCACCAGGCCCCCGCCACGGCCGCCGCGCCACCGCCCCGCGCCACCGCGTCCGCGGGGAGGCCCCCCACCCCGACCGGCGGCCAGTCCTCGGGCGGCGACCAGTCCCAAGGCGGCGCGTCCGGCACGTTCACCGGCAGCGTGATCGACACCACTTACGGGCCGACGCAGGTCGCCGTCACCCTCGCGCACGGCCGGATCACGGCTGTCAAAGCACTCCAGATGCCCTCGGACCGGCCCCGGTCCCAGCAGATCGCGTCCTACGCCGTACCGCAGCTCACCCAGGAGGCGCTGAGCGCCCAAAGTGCCCACATCGACGCGGTCTCCGGCGCCACCTACACCAGCGAGGGCTACACACGGTCGCTGCAGAGCGCGCTGGACAAGGCCAGTGGCTGA
- a CDS encoding ferric reductase: MTSTTPPTPARTRPSRSAPRPPSPVPALAHLMIWGGAATVLALWWSDTPSVVGAAGWLTGAGRITGLLAGYTCAILLLLMARVPLLDRAIGSDRLARWHALGGRYTISLACAHVLLIIWGYSLESHTGVVDQTTTLVLHYPDLLKGTIGFLLFLLTAIVSARAVRRRISYETWHLLHFATYLAVFLAFGHQLSDGADFTGNRPAQLAWYTLYIGAAALLAWYRFAVPVRRALRHRLYVTEVRPEAPGVISVYLSGDRLDELGAEPGQFFRWRFLTRGLWWAANPYSLSAAPHPAYLRITVKASGGHSAALAHLQPGTRVLAEGPYGAFTARRRRTRKTLLLGGGVGITPLRSLFETLPGEVMLIYRARRPEDLALRAELDNMAAARGAIVHYVVDEPAVHSSPLTAEALRGLVPDLGERDVYLCGPPGMTEAARRALRDAGVPRRRVHHESFAL, from the coding sequence ATGACCAGCACGACGCCACCGACCCCGGCCAGGACTCGCCCGTCCCGGTCGGCACCACGCCCGCCCAGCCCCGTCCCGGCGCTCGCACACCTGATGATCTGGGGCGGGGCCGCCACCGTCCTGGCGCTGTGGTGGAGCGACACCCCCTCGGTCGTCGGCGCCGCCGGCTGGCTGACCGGCGCGGGGCGGATCACCGGGCTGCTCGCCGGTTACACCTGCGCGATCCTCCTGCTGCTGATGGCGCGCGTACCGCTGCTGGACCGCGCCATCGGCTCCGACCGGCTGGCCCGCTGGCACGCCCTGGGCGGCCGCTACACGATCTCGCTGGCCTGCGCCCACGTCCTGCTGATCATCTGGGGGTACTCGCTGGAATCGCACACCGGTGTGGTGGACCAGACCACCACCCTGGTCCTCCACTACCCGGACCTGCTCAAGGGGACGATCGGCTTTCTGCTGTTTCTCCTCACCGCGATCGTGTCCGCGCGCGCCGTGCGCCGTCGCATCTCCTACGAGACCTGGCACCTTCTGCACTTCGCGACCTATCTCGCGGTCTTCCTGGCCTTCGGGCACCAGCTCTCCGACGGAGCCGACTTCACCGGAAACCGACCCGCCCAGCTGGCCTGGTACACCCTCTACATCGGCGCGGCGGCACTGCTGGCCTGGTACCGGTTCGCCGTTCCGGTACGCCGGGCGCTGCGCCACCGGCTGTACGTCACCGAGGTCCGGCCCGAGGCTCCGGGCGTCATATCGGTCTACCTCTCCGGCGACCGGCTGGACGAGCTGGGGGCCGAGCCCGGCCAGTTCTTCCGCTGGCGGTTCCTCACCCGCGGCCTGTGGTGGGCCGCCAACCCCTACTCCCTGTCGGCCGCGCCGCACCCCGCGTACCTGCGGATCACCGTCAAGGCGTCCGGCGGCCACAGCGCGGCGCTCGCCCACCTCCAACCCGGCACCCGGGTGCTCGCCGAGGGCCCGTACGGGGCCTTCACGGCACGCCGTCGCCGCACCCGCAAGACCCTCCTGCTGGGTGGTGGCGTCGGGATCACCCCGCTGCGGAGCCTCTTCGAGACGCTGCCGGGCGAGGTCATGCTCATCTACCGGGCCCGGCGCCCCGAGGACCTGGCGCTCCGCGCCGAACTGGACAACATGGCCGCCGCGCGCGGGGCGATCGTCCACTATGTCGTCGACGAGCCCGCTGTCCACTCCTCCCCGCTGACCGCCGAGGCGCTCCGCGGCCTGGTGCCCGACCTCGGCGAACGTGACGTCTACCTGTGCGGCCCGCCCGGCATGACGGAGGCCGCCCGGCGCGCCCTGCGCGACGCCGGGGTGCCGCGCCGCCGCGTCCACCACGAGTCGTTCGCGCTCTGA
- a CDS encoding transcriptional regulator yields MDTHSTSRFLLRPDGDRVRVLVVDDEPDLTEVLSGALRYEGWDVRTAADGGSALDAVRAFRPDAVVLDWMLPDTDGLTVLRAMRTQLPDVCVLFLTARDAVEDRITGITAGGDDYVTKPFSLEEVLARLRGLLRRAGMAREPGDDRLVVADLVMDEQAREVTRGGVAVELSRTEFELLRFLMRNPRRVLSKAQILDRVWSYDFGGQAHVVELYISYLRKKVDAGRAPLIHTVRGVGYVLKAEVS; encoded by the coding sequence ATGGATACGCACTCCACCAGCCGTTTTCTGCTGCGGCCCGACGGCGACCGGGTCCGCGTCCTCGTCGTCGACGACGAACCCGATCTGACCGAGGTGCTGTCGGGTGCGCTGCGCTACGAGGGCTGGGATGTTCGCACCGCCGCCGACGGCGGGTCCGCGCTGGACGCCGTGCGGGCGTTCCGCCCGGACGCGGTGGTGCTCGACTGGATGCTGCCGGACACCGACGGGCTCACGGTGCTGCGTGCGATGCGGACGCAGCTGCCGGATGTCTGCGTGCTGTTCCTGACCGCCCGCGACGCGGTGGAGGACCGGATCACGGGCATCACGGCGGGCGGCGACGACTATGTGACCAAGCCGTTCAGCCTGGAGGAGGTGCTGGCCCGGCTGCGCGGGCTGCTGCGCCGGGCCGGGATGGCGCGGGAGCCGGGCGACGACCGGCTGGTGGTCGCCGATCTGGTGATGGACGAGCAGGCGCGGGAGGTGACCCGTGGAGGTGTGGCCGTGGAGCTGTCCCGCACCGAGTTCGAACTGCTGCGGTTCCTGATGCGCAACCCGCGGCGGGTGCTGTCCAAGGCGCAGATCCTGGACCGGGTGTGGAGCTATGACTTCGGCGGCCAGGCCCATGTGGTCGAGTTGTACATCAGCTATCTGCGCAAGAAGGTCGACGCCGGGAGGGCACCGCTGATCCACACGGTGCGCGGGGTCGGCTATGTGCTCAAGGCGGAGGTTTCATGA
- a CDS encoding histidine kinase yields the protein MRRWLPGRLPRTLRARLTAGLVVLLAVASLAVGLTTVFALEGFLVRRLDQQLTAAGGRFPASLEHGERRPDADNAPDTRGQSDRTFGARLLRGTTTDAAVVRDQTDAAVPLTGADRRVLAAVPVDGDGHSVRLSALSGYRVVAVHGDDGDVLVTGLPLRPVEETVHRLEIVETVVFGSALLVTGVAGALWVRLSLRPLRQVTMTAAGVAELPLASGEVAMPPPVPDTDPRTEVGQVGTALNRMLGHVGDALARRQASEERLRHFAADASHELRTPVASVRGHAELALRHPDPVPDEVRHALERIQAESQRMSTLVDDLLLLARLDAGRPLARRTVDLTRLVLDATGDARAAGPGHRWRLELAEEPVTVLGDEHRLQQVVGNLLANARTHTPPGTRVTVRLATAGADWAELTVSDDGPGVPDALQDEVFERFARADPGRSRAAGGTGLGLAIVRAVVAAHGGTVTLTSKPGATVFRARLPRPTTTPDQG from the coding sequence ATGAGGCGGTGGCTGCCCGGGCGGCTGCCCCGTACGCTGCGTGCCCGGCTGACCGCCGGGCTGGTGGTGCTGCTGGCGGTGGCGAGTCTGGCGGTGGGGCTGACCACGGTGTTCGCGCTGGAGGGGTTTCTGGTGCGCCGGCTGGACCAGCAGCTCACGGCGGCCGGCGGCCGGTTCCCGGCCAGCCTGGAGCACGGTGAGCGGCGCCCGGACGCCGACAACGCGCCCGACACCCGTGGACAGTCGGACCGCACCTTCGGCGCCCGGCTGCTGCGCGGTACGACGACGGATGCCGCGGTGGTACGCGACCAGACGGACGCCGCCGTACCCCTGACCGGCGCTGACCGGAGGGTCCTGGCGGCAGTGCCGGTGGACGGCGACGGCCACAGCGTGCGGCTGTCCGCGCTCAGCGGCTACCGAGTGGTCGCGGTCCACGGGGACGACGGGGATGTTCTGGTCACCGGGCTGCCGCTGCGCCCGGTGGAGGAGACCGTGCACCGGCTGGAGATCGTGGAGACCGTGGTGTTCGGCAGCGCGCTGCTGGTCACCGGGGTGGCCGGGGCACTGTGGGTGCGGCTGTCGCTGCGGCCGCTGCGGCAGGTGACCATGACCGCCGCCGGGGTGGCGGAGCTGCCGCTGGCCAGCGGTGAGGTGGCCATGCCACCGCCGGTGCCGGACACCGATCCGCGCACCGAGGTGGGCCAGGTGGGCACCGCGCTCAACCGGATGCTCGGCCACGTCGGGGACGCGCTGGCCCGCCGTCAGGCGAGCGAGGAGCGGCTGCGGCACTTCGCCGCCGACGCCAGCCATGAGCTGCGGACGCCGGTGGCCTCCGTCCGCGGACACGCCGAGCTGGCGCTGCGCCATCCGGATCCGGTGCCGGATGAGGTGCGGCACGCGCTGGAGAGGATCCAGGCCGAGTCGCAGCGGATGTCCACGCTGGTGGACGATCTGCTGCTGCTCGCCCGGCTCGACGCGGGACGGCCGCTGGCCCGCCGAACAGTCGATCTGACCCGGCTGGTGCTGGACGCGACGGGCGACGCACGGGCCGCGGGGCCCGGCCACCGCTGGAGGCTGGAGCTGGCCGAGGAGCCGGTGACGGTGCTCGGCGACGAGCACCGTCTCCAGCAGGTGGTGGGAAACCTGCTGGCCAACGCCCGTACCCACACCCCGCCCGGCACCCGGGTCACCGTACGGCTCGCGACGGCCGGTGCCGACTGGGCCGAGCTGACGGTGTCCGACGACGGACCGGGCGTCCCGGACGCCCTCCAGGACGAGGTGTTCGAGCGGTTCGCCCGCGCCGATCCCGGCCGGTCCCGGGCGGCGGGCGGCACCGGGCTGGGGCTGGCGATCGTCCGGGCCGTGGTCGCGGCGCACGGCGGCACGGTCACGCTGACCAGCAAGCCGGGCGCCACCGTCTTCCGGGCCCGGCTCCCTCGCCCCACCACGACGCCCGATCAGGGCTGA
- a CDS encoding methyltransferase, translating to MPSTLHTELVATVLDGLLEAEREGDERAFAETGVTDPKSAWAELDASQMAETFKDASMSVSKEGGELLYLLTRATGARTVVEYGTSFGVSTLYLASAVRDNGGGQVIGTELQADKVAKATEAIAAAGLSDIATVRVGDARETLRDLPGSVDLLLMDGWPNLNRTVLEVVEPRLRRGALVLVDDMDMDFGFDMHREMREYLSDPASGYLSLRLPVAHGILAGVRLG from the coding sequence ATGCCGTCCACACTGCACACCGAGCTCGTGGCGACCGTCCTGGACGGACTGCTGGAGGCCGAACGCGAAGGCGACGAGCGCGCGTTCGCCGAGACCGGTGTGACCGACCCCAAGTCGGCCTGGGCCGAGCTGGACGCCAGTCAGATGGCCGAGACGTTCAAGGACGCCTCCATGTCGGTGTCCAAGGAGGGCGGTGAGCTGCTCTACCTGCTCACCCGTGCGACCGGCGCGCGGACCGTCGTCGAGTACGGAACCTCCTTCGGCGTGTCCACCCTCTACCTGGCCAGCGCGGTGCGGGACAACGGCGGCGGGCAGGTGATCGGCACCGAGCTGCAGGCGGACAAGGTGGCCAAGGCCACGGAGGCCATCGCCGCCGCCGGGCTCTCCGACATCGCCACCGTCCGCGTCGGCGACGCGCGGGAGACGTTGCGGGACCTGCCCGGGTCGGTGGACCTGCTGCTGATGGACGGCTGGCCGAACCTCAACCGGACGGTGCTCGAGGTGGTGGAGCCCCGGCTGCGCCGGGGCGCGCTGGTGCTCGTGGACGACATGGACATGGACTTCGGCTTCGACATGCACCGGGAGATGCGGGAGTACCTCTCCGACCCCGCGAGCGGCTACCTCTCGCTGCGCCTGCCGGTCGCGCACGGGATCCTGGCAGGGGTGCGGCTCGGCTAG
- a CDS encoding membrane protein: MQSATLHHRAARTAAVFTALFLVLLALVAAHWGPLGSVDREIVVALHRSAVEHHGWTRANRVLTDWIWDPWAMRALLAVAVGWLLWRRERRLALWVAVTAAAGTALQQAVKAAVDRERPRWPDPVDSAHYAAFPSGHALTATVAFGLLLWLMTLHRASAKWLRLMAAVAAVSVLGVGFTRLYLGVHWPSDVLGGWLLGAALVYGAIASYGYARSRTSEREASPEGRVRS, translated from the coding sequence ATGCAGTCGGCAACCCTTCACCACCGAGCCGCCCGCACCGCGGCCGTGTTCACCGCGCTCTTCCTGGTGCTGCTCGCCCTGGTGGCCGCCCATTGGGGGCCCCTGGGGAGCGTCGACCGGGAGATCGTCGTCGCCCTGCACCGTTCCGCCGTGGAACACCATGGCTGGACCCGGGCCAACAGAGTGCTCACGGACTGGATCTGGGACCCCTGGGCGATGCGTGCGCTGCTGGCCGTGGCCGTGGGGTGGCTGCTTTGGCGGCGGGAGCGGCGGCTCGCCCTGTGGGTCGCCGTCACGGCGGCGGCGGGCACGGCCCTGCAACAGGCGGTGAAGGCCGCCGTCGACCGGGAGCGCCCCCGGTGGCCGGATCCAGTGGACTCGGCGCACTACGCGGCCTTCCCCTCCGGCCACGCCCTGACCGCGACCGTCGCCTTCGGGCTGCTGCTGTGGCTGATGACGCTCCACAGGGCGTCGGCGAAGTGGCTGCGGCTCATGGCCGCCGTCGCCGCCGTGTCCGTGCTGGGCGTCGGCTTCACCCGCCTGTATCTGGGCGTCCACTGGCCCAGCGACGTGCTGGGCGGCTGGCTGCTGGGCGCGGCGCTGGTGTACGGGGCGATCGCCTCGTACGGCTACGCCCGGAGCCGTACGAGCGAGCGCGAGGCGTCCCCCGAGGGAAGAGTGCGCTCGTGA
- a CDS encoding membrane protein: MLVPFALMGLGALAAAMAPRLLSRSDWIDREPVLALWVWQCVVVGVLLCCALTMALTAAAAWEAVRGNVFAPAPKGVVEAYALSGYGPLAAPIALVLALGAVWSAVMLTREIGRARAWRRQHRAELLVRSPVLPGEEPSGERLVVLEGDKPDAWLLPGTTPQLVITTAALRRLKGRRLDAVIAHEQGHARARHHWLLHCSGALATGFPQVTMFAAFRDEVHRLVELAADDSASRRFGRTTTALALVELNEDRGVFGPGPSALAQVPQRVDRLLAPASRLSVGRRWRLTATAALVPVVPLMVTLVPALRVLG, translated from the coding sequence ATGTTGGTCCCGTTCGCGCTGATGGGCCTCGGCGCACTGGCGGCGGCAATGGCGCCGCGCCTGCTGTCCCGCTCCGACTGGATCGACCGCGAACCTGTCCTCGCCCTGTGGGTGTGGCAGTGCGTGGTCGTCGGGGTGCTGTTGTGCTGCGCGCTGACCATGGCGCTGACCGCCGCGGCCGCCTGGGAGGCCGTGCGCGGCAATGTCTTCGCCCCCGCGCCCAAGGGCGTGGTGGAGGCGTACGCGCTCTCCGGCTACGGGCCGCTGGCCGCGCCCATCGCCCTCGTGCTCGCCCTCGGGGCCGTCTGGAGCGCGGTGATGCTCACCCGCGAGATCGGCCGCGCCCGCGCCTGGCGCAGGCAGCACCGGGCCGAACTCCTCGTCCGCTCCCCCGTTTTGCCCGGTGAGGAGCCCAGCGGGGAGCGTCTGGTCGTCCTGGAGGGCGACAAGCCGGACGCCTGGTTGCTGCCGGGCACCACACCCCAGCTCGTCATCACCACGGCGGCGCTGCGCCGCCTCAAGGGCCGTCGGCTGGACGCCGTCATCGCCCATGAGCAGGGCCACGCCCGCGCCCGCCATCACTGGCTGCTGCACTGCTCGGGCGCGCTGGCCACCGGCTTTCCGCAGGTGACCATGTTCGCGGCGTTCCGCGACGAGGTGCACCGGCTGGTCGAGCTGGCCGCCGACGACTCCGCGTCCCGGCGCTTCGGGCGGACGACCACCGCGCTCGCCCTGGTCGAACTCAACGAGGACCGCGGGGTGTTCGGCCCCGGCCCCAGCGCGCTCGCCCAGGTCCCGCAGCGGGTGGACCGACTCCTGGCCCCGGCCTCCCGACTCTCGGTGGGGCGCCGCTGGCGCCTTACGGCCACCGCGGCGCTCGTCCCGGTCGTCCCGCTCATGGTCACCCTCGTCCCGGCACTGCGGGTGCTGGGGTAG
- a CDS encoding integral membrane protein, translating into MHGAPLVGWLLVALCAATGAYCLLQMRGEPPGPGRRIAGAEALMGWGMAAMAVPSTVLDPRPWGPAAFAAVFAVAAVRALLPVRGAGLPGHRLHHAIGALAMVYMALAMMTGTTGGHHHTGQTAPGRMAGGVPLLTGVLLVYFAVYVVRSGLRLVPMTDGALDGAGVRAVDDADAGAGARAGAGSSGTGWSRRPELRHACRLSMGIGMCAMLLAV; encoded by the coding sequence GTGCACGGAGCTCCGCTCGTCGGCTGGCTGCTGGTCGCGCTGTGCGCGGCCACGGGTGCCTACTGTCTGCTTCAGATGCGCGGTGAGCCGCCCGGGCCGGGGCGGCGGATAGCGGGCGCCGAGGCACTCATGGGGTGGGGGATGGCGGCGATGGCGGTGCCCTCCACCGTGCTGGACCCGCGGCCATGGGGTCCAGCCGCGTTCGCGGCGGTCTTCGCCGTGGCCGCCGTAAGGGCTCTGCTGCCGGTGCGCGGCGCGGGGCTTCCGGGGCACCGTCTGCATCACGCCATCGGGGCGCTCGCGATGGTCTATATGGCGCTCGCGATGATGACAGGCACCACGGGCGGCCACCATCACACCGGCCAGACGGCACCGGGCCGGATGGCGGGCGGAGTGCCGCTGCTGACCGGGGTGCTGCTCGTGTACTTCGCGGTCTACGTCGTACGGTCCGGGCTGCGGCTCGTACCGATGACGGACGGCGCACTGGACGGCGCCGGGGTCCGAGCCGTGGACGATGCGGACGCCGGCGCCGGGGCCCGCGCGGGGGCGGGCTCGTCCGGTACCGGCTGGTCACGGCGGCCCGAGCTGCGGCATGCCTGCAGGCTGTCGATGGGGATAGGGATGTGCGCCATGCTGCTGGCCGTGTGA
- a CDS encoding F420-dependent oxidoreductase → MSNPPLPEAAVAMLEKPNPAVIATIRSDGQPVSTATWYLWDDGRILVNLDEGRKRLSHIRNDPRVTLTVLDEANWYNHISLIGRVVELQDDEDLSGIDRLSRQYLGKDYPQRDRGRVSAWIEIDRWHGWGEHKENSQPG, encoded by the coding sequence GTGTCGAATCCACCGCTTCCCGAGGCCGCGGTCGCCATGCTCGAGAAGCCCAACCCGGCCGTGATCGCGACGATCCGGTCCGACGGCCAGCCGGTGTCCACGGCCACCTGGTACCTCTGGGACGACGGCCGGATCCTGGTCAACCTGGACGAGGGCCGCAAGCGGCTCAGCCATATCCGCAACGACCCCAGGGTCACGCTCACCGTGCTCGACGAGGCGAACTGGTACAACCACATCAGCCTCATCGGCCGGGTCGTCGAGCTTCAGGACGACGAGGACCTGTCCGGAATCGACCGGCTGTCCCGGCAATACCTCGGCAAGGACTACCCGCAGCGGGACCGCGGCAGGGTCAGCGCCTGGATCGAGATCGACCGCTGGCACGGCTGGGGCGAGCACAAGGAGAACAGCCAGCCCGGCTGA
- a CDS encoding Glyoxalase/bleomycin resistanceprotein/dioxygenase, whose amino-acid sequence MVHVLSSRVLLRPTDPERSRAFYGEALGLAVFREFGTGPERGTVYFLGGGFLEVSGRSDTPPAPGLQLWLQVADAAAAHKELTAQGVEVLRPPKKEPWGLVEMWIADPDGLKIVIVEVPQDHPIRYRPGI is encoded by the coding sequence ATGGTTCACGTACTGAGCAGCCGCGTTCTGCTGCGGCCGACGGACCCCGAGCGCTCCCGGGCGTTCTACGGCGAGGCGCTGGGTCTCGCGGTCTTCCGGGAGTTCGGGACGGGCCCCGAGCGGGGCACGGTCTACTTCCTCGGCGGGGGCTTCCTGGAGGTCTCCGGCCGCTCCGACACCCCGCCCGCCCCGGGCCTCCAGCTATGGCTCCAGGTCGCGGACGCGGCGGCGGCGCACAAGGAGCTCACCGCGCAGGGGGTCGAGGTGCTGCGCCCGCCGAAGAAGGAGCCGTGGGGGCTGGTGGAGATGTGGATCGCGGATCCGGACGGACTCAAAATCGTGATCGTGGAAGTGCCGCAGGACCATCCGATTCGCTACCGTCCGGGGATCTAG
- a CDS encoding N-acetyltransferase GCN5: MDTADATVRATAPLAFRPATETDVEALVPLIESAYRGDASRAGWTTEADLLAGRRTDPEGVAAVVRDENSRMVIVERGGELIACCQLEHRGDHAYFGMFAVRPALQGGGLGKAILAEAERFARAEWGATQMHMTVITARAELIAWYERRGYARTGEMTPFPYGDERVGVPRRADLEFELLVKPLD; this comes from the coding sequence ATGGACACCGCGGACGCCACCGTACGAGCCACCGCCCCGCTCGCCTTCCGCCCGGCCACCGAGACCGATGTGGAGGCGCTGGTGCCGCTGATCGAGTCGGCCTACCGCGGAGACGCCAGCCGCGCCGGATGGACCACGGAGGCGGATCTCCTGGCCGGGCGGCGCACTGACCCGGAGGGCGTCGCGGCCGTGGTGCGGGACGAGAACAGTCGCATGGTGATCGTCGAGCGGGGCGGTGAGCTGATCGCCTGCTGCCAGCTCGAGCACCGTGGTGACCACGCCTACTTCGGCATGTTCGCGGTCCGGCCCGCGCTGCAGGGCGGGGGCCTGGGCAAGGCGATCCTCGCCGAGGCCGAGCGGTTCGCGCGGGCGGAGTGGGGTGCGACGCAGATGCATATGACGGTGATCACCGCCCGTGCGGAGCTGATCGCCTGGTACGAGCGGCGCGGCTACGCCCGTACCGGCGAGATGACCCCGTTCCCGTACGGCGATGAGCGGGTCGGTGTGCCGCGCCGCGCCGACCTCGAGTTCGAGCTGCTGGTCAAGCCCCTCGACTGA
- a CDS encoding glycerophosphodiester phosphodiesterase — translation MTFLTIGHRGVMGVEPENTLRSFVRAEHEGMDVIELDLHLSKDGALVVMHDADVDRTTDGKGPIGDFTLAELRELDAGEGERIPVFEEVVDAVKAPLQAEIKDTAAARALAEVLTGRDLLDRVDVLSFHDEALAEIRTLLPTARTALVASRYGLDVIDRAHAVGAGMLVLNIRRVTLELVERAHAAGLRVIGWTVNTPDQLKLVRGLRLDGATTDFPEIRRAARFTA, via the coding sequence TTGACTTTTCTCACCATCGGACACCGCGGAGTGATGGGCGTCGAGCCGGAGAACACCCTCCGATCCTTTGTCCGCGCCGAGCACGAGGGCATGGACGTCATCGAACTGGACCTGCACCTCAGCAAGGACGGCGCGCTCGTGGTGATGCACGACGCGGACGTCGACCGCACCACCGACGGCAAGGGCCCGATCGGCGACTTCACCCTCGCGGAGCTGCGTGAGCTGGACGCCGGGGAGGGTGAGCGGATCCCGGTCTTCGAGGAGGTCGTGGACGCCGTCAAGGCACCGCTCCAGGCCGAGATCAAGGACACGGCGGCCGCCCGGGCGCTGGCGGAGGTGCTGACCGGCCGCGATCTGCTGGACCGGGTGGACGTCCTGTCCTTCCACGACGAGGCGCTCGCCGAGATCCGCACCCTGCTCCCGACCGCCCGCACCGCCCTCGTGGCCAGCCGCTACGGCCTCGATGTGATCGACCGGGCGCACGCCGTCGGCGCCGGGATGCTGGTGCTCAACATCCGCAGGGTGACCCTGGAGCTGGTGGAGCGGGCGCACGCCGCCGGCCTCAGGGTGATCGGCTGGACCGTGAACACCCCCGACCAGCTGAAGCTGGTCCGCGGCCTCCGCCTGGACGGCGCCACCACCGACTTCCCGGAGATCCGGCGGGCGGCGCGCTTCACGGCGTGA
- a CDS encoding short-chain dehydrogenase: MTTPTSSPSPNEPGERPLDGAVVAVAGAAGPAGRATLLRLAEAGATVVASDSDPARLAEAVDAARYAHGGASVTGETVDLLDLDAARAWANRTEKEFGRVDGLIHLVGGWRGSKTFADAPLADWDTLHNLLIRTAQHTSLAFHDALLRSGKGRYVLISAGGAAKPTAGNAAYAAAKAAAEAWTLALADSFRKLGGEGGPSAAAAILVVKALVHDAMRAERPNAKFAGFTDVKELAEAITGLWDRPAQEVNGTRLWLTPKP, from the coding sequence ATGACCACACCGACGTCGAGCCCCAGCCCGAACGAACCGGGCGAGCGGCCGCTGGACGGTGCGGTGGTGGCGGTGGCCGGCGCGGCCGGCCCCGCGGGCCGGGCCACGCTGCTCCGCCTCGCCGAGGCCGGCGCCACCGTCGTCGCCTCCGACTCCGACCCGGCGCGGCTGGCCGAGGCCGTGGACGCGGCGCGCTACGCGCACGGCGGCGCCAGCGTCACCGGCGAGACGGTCGACCTGCTCGACCTCGACGCCGCCCGCGCCTGGGCCAACCGCACCGAGAAGGAGTTCGGCCGGGTCGACGGGCTGATCCACCTGGTCGGCGGCTGGCGCGGCAGCAAGACCTTCGCCGACGCCCCGCTCGCCGACTGGGACACCCTGCACAATCTGCTGATCCGGACCGCCCAGCACACCTCCCTCGCCTTCCACGACGCCCTGCTGCGCAGCGGCAAGGGCCGCTATGTGCTGATCAGCGCGGGGGGCGCGGCCAAGCCCACCGCGGGCAACGCCGCGTACGCCGCCGCCAAGGCCGCCGCCGAGGCGTGGACGCTCGCGCTCGCCGACTCCTTCCGCAAACTGGGGGGCGAGGGCGGCCCCTCGGCGGCCGCTGCCATCCTGGTGGTCAAGGCGCTGGTGCACGACGCCATGCGGGCGGAGCGCCCCAACGCGAAGTTCGCGGGCTTCACGGACGTCAAGGAGCTGGCCGAGGCCATCACCGGACTCTGGGACCGGCCCGCCCAGGAAGTGAACGGAACCCGCCTGTGGCTGACCCCCAAGCCGTGA